A single Providencia manganoxydans DNA region contains:
- a CDS encoding LysR family transcriptional regulator produces the protein MNIRDFEYLNALGKFLNFKKAAQYCNVAQPTLSIQIGKLENHLGCFLLERTTRRVNFTPLGLRILEHSQIILREVEEIKAIAQQSTNNNVKNFHIGISDTLPEYFISYITEAVSNNDPTIKLHLTIDKTEALFSQLAAMSLNLLIVSSMKCPDNFISASLISFPINHQHLTHKGTDEQFTSILGSHSEIKSKICFRNGDKNMDNYLNIGNLINESIDILSKKAYIA, from the coding sequence ATGAATATTAGAGACTTTGAGTATTTGAACGCATTAGGTAAATTTCTTAACTTTAAGAAAGCTGCTCAATACTGTAATGTTGCACAGCCAACACTAAGTATTCAAATTGGTAAACTTGAAAACCACTTAGGTTGTTTCTTACTCGAAAGAACAACACGTCGAGTTAATTTTACACCTTTAGGTTTACGAATTTTAGAGCATAGTCAAATTATTTTACGAGAGGTTGAAGAGATTAAAGCTATCGCTCAGCAATCGACCAATAATAATGTTAAAAATTTTCATATCGGTATTTCTGACACGTTACCAGAATACTTCATTTCATATATTACAGAAGCCGTTTCTAATAATGACCCAACCATAAAATTACATCTTACCATTGATAAGACTGAGGCACTATTCTCACAGCTTGCAGCTATGTCTTTAAATTTATTAATTGTTTCATCAATGAAATGCCCAGATAACTTTATCTCAGCATCATTGATAAGCTTTCCAATAAATCACCAGCATCTCACCCATAAAGGAACTGATGAGCAATTCACAAGTATTTTGGGCTCTCATTCAGAAATAAAATCGAAAATTTGTTTTAGAAATGGCGATAAAAATATGGATAACTATCTGAATATCGGTAATTTAATCAATGAATCAATCGATATACTCTCCAAGAAGGCTTACATAGCCTGA
- the galU gene encoding UTP--glucose-1-phosphate uridylyltransferase GalU, which yields MLKAVIPVAGLGTRMLPATKAIPKEMLPLVDKPIIQYIIKECYMAGINEIIFVTHSSKNSIENHFDTSFELKSLLEQKGKQQLLNEINGVLPKNIKIMHVRQGDSNGLGHAVLCAKPFVGDDDFIVILPDVIINEYKCNYEFDNLPAMIERFYLTGKSQILIERVNKEHVEKYGIVDCNNEISNSGSFNNISAIVEKPHKDNSPSDLAVVGRYVLSRDIWPLLERTPIGMSGEIQLTDALSMLLKTHAIEGYHIKGESLDCGDKMGYMKAFFEYSRQHQTFGSQFHRWIKDTVAAV from the coding sequence ATGTTAAAAGCTGTGATACCTGTTGCTGGTTTAGGAACTCGCATGTTACCAGCAACAAAAGCAATACCGAAAGAGATGCTACCTCTTGTCGATAAACCGATTATACAGTACATCATAAAAGAATGTTATATGGCAGGTATCAATGAAATTATTTTCGTTACCCATTCATCAAAAAATTCAATTGAGAATCACTTTGATACCTCTTTTGAATTAAAATCATTACTTGAGCAGAAGGGAAAGCAGCAGCTATTAAATGAAATTAATGGTGTATTACCTAAAAATATAAAGATAATGCATGTTAGGCAAGGTGACTCAAATGGTTTAGGCCATGCAGTTTTATGTGCAAAGCCATTCGTGGGAGATGATGATTTTATTGTTATTCTACCTGATGTCATCATTAATGAGTATAAATGTAATTATGAATTCGACAATTTACCCGCCATGATAGAGCGGTTTTATTTGACTGGGAAAAGTCAAATACTGATAGAAAGGGTCAATAAAGAGCATGTGGAAAAGTATGGTATCGTTGATTGTAATAACGAGATATCCAATAGCGGAAGTTTTAACAACATCTCAGCTATTGTAGAAAAACCACATAAAGATAATAGTCCCTCTGATCTTGCTGTTGTTGGCCGCTATGTTTTAAGCCGAGATATTTGGCCATTATTAGAAAGAACACCGATTGGAATGAGTGGTGAAATACAGCTTACTGATGCGCTATCAATGCTACTTAAAACCCATGCGATAGAAGGATACCACATCAAAGGTGAATCACTTGATTGTGGTGATAAAATGGGCTACATGAAAGCATTTTTCGAATACAGCCGACAGCATCAAACATTCGGCTCACAGTTCCATCGATGGATAAAAGATACTGTAGCCGCAGTTTAA
- a CDS encoding GGDEF domain-containing protein: protein MLNYNKITQERNKSIPLNLILDEAVSLLLIDIYGKVSYASSYFIENYHYEYNEIVGLAFDIRKKQLILGITDSFSVKRYKCFKKEVFFITKTKQKVFFIANFVEFKQDFNKEHHYCLTLTEVTRLIFKRNKLFFQVHHDPLTKLLNRYGFYESSKMKIKLAKHNALEYCIAIIDIDNFKKINDTFGHLCGDSLLKQFSKYAKESLPNDALFARLGGDEFVLMISGFMGQSFELFFLNFIDRLRRYSYHYLGKKTFNINVSIGIAQYPLDGNNLSLLLKNADIALYKAKKEGGNKVQKFI, encoded by the coding sequence ACACAAGAAAGAAATAAAAGTATTCCTTTAAACTTAATTCTCGACGAGGCAGTATCATTATTATTAATTGATATATATGGAAAAGTTTCTTATGCTAGCTCATATTTCATAGAAAACTACCACTATGAATATAATGAAATCGTAGGTCTGGCATTTGATATAAGAAAAAAGCAGTTAATTTTAGGTATAACTGATTCTTTTTCTGTTAAGCGATATAAGTGTTTCAAAAAAGAAGTTTTTTTTATAACTAAAACAAAACAGAAAGTTTTTTTCATTGCTAATTTTGTTGAATTTAAACAAGATTTTAATAAGGAGCATCATTATTGCTTAACACTTACTGAGGTTACTAGGCTTATATTTAAAAGGAATAAATTATTTTTTCAGGTTCATCATGATCCATTAACAAAATTATTAAATAGATATGGGTTTTATGAAAGCAGCAAAATGAAAATAAAGCTGGCAAAGCATAATGCACTTGAATACTGCATTGCCATTATTGATATTGATAATTTTAAAAAAATAAATGATACCTTTGGCCATCTTTGTGGTGATAGCTTATTAAAGCAATTCTCTAAGTATGCCAAGGAAAGCCTACCGAATGATGCTCTTTTTGCTCGATTGGGTGGAGATGAATTTGTTTTAATGATCAGTGGGTTTATGGGGCAAAGTTTCGAATTATTTTTTTTAAACTTTATAGACCGTCTGAGGCGTTATTCATATCATTATTTAGGAAAAAAAACCTTTAACATCAATGTCAGCATTGGTATTGCACAATATCCGTTAGATGGTAACAATCTGAGTTTATTATTAAAAAATGCTGATATTGCATTATACAAAGCAAAGAAAGAAGGAGGAAACAAAGTACAAAAATTTATTTAG